Proteins encoded within one genomic window of Bacillus sp. F19:
- a CDS encoding GntR family transcriptional regulator — translation MTTFNPLYLKVYNLLLNQIKSGKLKQGDKVPSEKELADQFEVSRITSKKALDLLSEENYIERIQGKGSFVIHPDTTSDASYSAKQDNSKRHLIGFILPGFDESYGIELVKGIEKRCSELGFTILLKLSYGRKEIEEQAVNDFLNMGAEGLIVFPVHGEHVNNKLLELVSKNFPVVLIDRFIKGIPASFVCTDHRKATVELTNHLIKMGHREIGFISSPSEGTTAIEERVMGFHIAHSEQGVKLNRDYILTEIKNNMPIHELTDSDVFKEDSIILDNFLKKHRSITAIVACEHSIGEQVAAGLSRLGRRMPDEVSVVCFDSPENSRIQFTHIKQDEQSIAIKAVNLLKEKMLDSDFAVQQIFIPHTIIEGETAKAFSMK, via the coding sequence ATGACAACTTTTAATCCTCTTTACCTAAAAGTGTATAATTTACTGTTAAACCAGATTAAGAGCGGAAAATTAAAGCAGGGAGATAAGGTTCCTTCTGAAAAAGAGCTTGCAGATCAATTTGAAGTAAGCCGTATTACCTCCAAAAAAGCATTGGATCTTCTCTCAGAAGAAAACTATATAGAAAGAATTCAAGGAAAGGGTTCATTTGTTATTCATCCTGACACTACTAGTGATGCTTCTTATTCTGCAAAGCAGGATAATTCAAAACGCCATTTAATCGGATTTATTCTGCCGGGTTTTGATGAGAGCTATGGAATAGAACTTGTAAAGGGGATTGAAAAGAGATGCAGTGAACTTGGTTTTACGATTCTTTTGAAACTCAGCTATGGAAGGAAGGAAATTGAGGAACAGGCAGTGAATGATTTCCTGAATATGGGGGCTGAAGGTTTGATTGTCTTTCCGGTTCATGGAGAGCATGTAAATAATAAACTTCTTGAGCTGGTTTCAAAGAATTTTCCCGTCGTTTTGATTGATCGATTCATAAAAGGGATTCCTGCATCGTTTGTATGTACTGATCACAGAAAAGCAACGGTAGAGTTAACGAATCATTTAATTAAGATGGGACACAGAGAAATCGGGTTCATTTCTTCTCCTTCAGAGGGAACGACAGCTATTGAGGAGAGAGTGATGGGTTTTCATATTGCCCATTCAGAACAAGGCGTGAAGCTGAATAGAGACTATATCTTGACTGAAATTAAAAACAATATGCCAATACACGAATTAACAGATTCAGACGTTTTTAAAGAGGACAGCATAATTTTAGACAATTTCCTGAAAAAGCATCGGAGTATAACAGCCATTGTAGCCTGCGAACATTCTATTGGAGAACAAGTAGCAGCAGGATTATCGAGACTTGGAAGGCGAATGCCGGATGAGGTGTCTGTAGTTTGTTTTGATTCGCCGGAGAATTCGAGAATTCAATTTACTCATATCAAACAGGATGAACAGAGTATTGCTATTAAAGCGGTAAATCTTCTGAAAGAAAAAATGCTGGATTCAGACTTTGCTGTGCAGCAGATATTTATTCCTCACACGATTATTGAAGGAGAAACAGCGAAAGCTTTTTCTATGAAATAG
- a CDS encoding cell wall hydrolase gives MAVVKATNSDIDLMARLLRAEAEGEGVRGMQLVGNVGINRVRGNCSDFKNIRTIPQMVYQEHAFEAVQHGYFYQRAREKERRLARQSIAGERYWPAKFSLWYFRPPGDCPPTWYNQPFVARYKLHCFYQPRAGECDNIYNTF, from the coding sequence ATGGCAGTTGTGAAAGCGACAAACTCAGATATTGATTTAATGGCCAGATTGCTTCGAGCCGAAGCTGAAGGCGAAGGAGTCAGAGGCATGCAACTGGTAGGAAATGTAGGGATTAATCGGGTTAGAGGAAATTGTTCGGACTTTAAAAACATACGTACCATACCTCAAATGGTGTATCAAGAACACGCCTTTGAAGCTGTACAGCACGGTTATTTTTACCAAAGAGCAAGAGAAAAGGAAAGGAGGCTGGCGAGGCAGAGTATAGCGGGAGAAAGGTATTGGCCTGCAAAATTCAGCTTATGGTATTTCAGGCCGCCTGGAGACTGCCCTCCTACATGGTATAATCAGCCGTTCGTCGCACGCTACAAGCTGCATTGTTTTTATCAACCCAGAGCTGGTGAATGCGATAATATTTATAACACGTTTTAG
- a CDS encoding Gfo/Idh/MocA family oxidoreductase, producing the protein MEKIRIGFIGSGGIAHYHASHLKELENVLITAIADPNPDSRRSFLQTHEIEALEFDDFEEMLNQSEVEGVIICSPHTLHYNHAKAALLKGCHVLLEKPMVCSAFEAEELIDLSKERKCVLQISYQRHYQPEFLHIKKLIEENQIGTLTSVNASLYQDWIYLSAGTWRQNPALSGGGMLFDSGSHILDSILWITGLTPVETKSFIHQRGTEVDIDSFTTVKYTQNVMGTITIAGMSPCWHETYSFLGDKGAIFYENGKVSLVRNGEAPEIQSIEAASTNTDKSFISAITGDEEVQVPGEFAVQVLKFTKAIYEAGTEKSQIDYQSKRV; encoded by the coding sequence GTGGAAAAGATCAGAATTGGTTTTATAGGCTCTGGAGGAATTGCCCATTACCATGCCTCACATTTAAAAGAATTAGAGAATGTCCTTATCACAGCAATTGCCGACCCGAATCCTGATAGCAGGCGCAGTTTCCTGCAAACTCATGAAATTGAAGCTTTGGAATTTGATGATTTTGAAGAAATGCTGAATCAATCTGAAGTAGAAGGAGTGATTATTTGCTCTCCTCATACGCTTCATTACAATCATGCCAAAGCTGCTCTTTTAAAAGGCTGTCACGTATTGCTTGAGAAGCCAATGGTATGTTCTGCCTTCGAAGCGGAAGAATTGATTGACCTATCCAAAGAGAGAAAATGCGTGCTGCAAATCTCGTACCAGCGTCATTATCAGCCTGAATTTCTTCATATAAAAAAGCTGATCGAAGAAAATCAAATCGGCACACTTACTAGTGTAAATGCATCTCTTTATCAGGATTGGATTTACTTGTCAGCCGGTACATGGAGACAGAACCCAGCTTTATCAGGCGGCGGCATGCTGTTTGATTCAGGCAGTCATATTTTAGATTCTATTCTATGGATTACTGGACTTACACCGGTTGAAACAAAATCATTTATTCATCAGCGCGGAACAGAAGTAGATATTGATTCATTTACAACAGTCAAATACACACAAAATGTAATGGGAACGATCACGATTGCAGGCATGTCGCCTTGCTGGCATGAAACGTATTCATTTTTAGGAGATAAAGGAGCCATCTTCTACGAGAATGGAAAGGTATCACTCGTTCGAAACGGGGAAGCGCCTGAAATACAAAGCATTGAAGCTGCGAGTACAAACACTGATAAAAGCTTCATCAGCGCCATTACTGGGGATGAAGAGGTCCAAGTTCCCGGCGAATTTGCCGTTCAGGTTTTGAAGTTTACAAAAGCAATCTATGAAGCTGGTACTGAAAAATCTCAAATTGACTATCAATCTAAGAGAGTGTGA
- a CDS encoding zinc-binding alcohol dehydrogenase family protein, with protein MKAIGLHKYLPIEHEESLLDIEIEKPIPSGKDLLVQVKAISINPVDTKVRSPKEKVEEEPKILGWDASGTVVETGEDCTDFKPGDDVFYAGSITRQGTYSEFHLVDERIVGKKPAALTHAEAAALPLTAITAYEGLFDRLEIDPADKERNSRKRILIIGGAGGVGSITIQLAKWAGLSVIATASRPETKEWAERYGADHIINHHKSLKAELKTIQISEVEYIFCLNNTDQHWSGMSEIIKPQGKICSIVENREPLDLNLLKSKSVTFVWEFMFTRAMYQTADMQEQQILLNKISELIDQGILKTTINQTLSPINAENIKKAHQSLESGKTIGKIVLEHFTM; from the coding sequence ATGAAAGCAATTGGACTGCATAAATATTTGCCAATCGAACATGAAGAAAGCTTGCTCGACATTGAAATTGAAAAACCAATCCCTTCAGGAAAAGATCTGCTGGTCCAGGTTAAAGCCATTTCCATCAATCCTGTTGATACAAAAGTACGTTCACCAAAAGAAAAAGTAGAGGAAGAGCCTAAAATACTCGGCTGGGATGCAAGCGGCACAGTTGTCGAAACCGGTGAGGATTGTACAGATTTTAAACCTGGCGATGACGTGTTTTATGCAGGAAGTATTACGAGACAGGGAACGTACAGCGAATTCCATCTTGTTGATGAAAGAATTGTCGGAAAGAAGCCTGCTGCTCTTACCCATGCAGAAGCAGCTGCTCTTCCGCTGACTGCGATTACAGCTTATGAAGGGCTGTTCGATCGCCTGGAAATTGATCCCGCTGACAAAGAACGAAACAGCAGGAAACGTATTCTGATTATTGGCGGTGCAGGGGGAGTGGGCTCTATAACCATTCAGCTTGCTAAATGGGCCGGACTGTCAGTCATTGCAACAGCTTCACGCCCTGAAACAAAAGAATGGGCAGAGCGGTACGGTGCAGATCATATCATAAATCATCATAAATCTTTAAAAGCTGAACTTAAAACCATCCAAATTTCAGAAGTAGAATATATCTTTTGTCTGAATAACACGGATCAGCATTGGAGTGGCATGAGCGAAATCATTAAGCCACAAGGAAAGATTTGTTCAATCGTAGAAAACAGAGAGCCTCTTGATTTGAATTTGTTAAAAAGCAAGAGTGTTACCTTTGTCTGGGAATTTATGTTCACCAGAGCGATGTATCAAACGGCAGATATGCAAGAGCAGCAGATCCTGCTGAACAAAATCAGCGAATTGATTGATCAGGGAATTCTAAAAACAACTATAAATCAAACCTTATCCCCAATAAATGCTGAAAATATAAAGAAAGCACATCAATCTCTTGAGTCTGGAAAAACAATCGGCAAAATTGTTCTCGAGCATTTTACTATGTGA
- a CDS encoding carbohydrate ABC transporter permease: MKTKTSNRIFAHAFLILISILFLVPFFWMLSTSLKDQTQIFSFPPEWIPTPFKWSNYQEAVEYIPFFSYLKNTVVITIFSTIGAVITCPLVAYGFAKLKFKGSNALFIVTIAVMMIPGQVTMIPLFILFEKLGWVGSPLPLIVPVFFGVPFYIFLLRQFFLGLPDTLMDAARIDGAGEFRIYWQIMLPLAKPAVLAVGLFQFMGSWTDFLGPLLYLTDETSYTLSLGLQQFQSQRGTEWGLMMAVSTLMTLPIIILFFFLQKTFIKGITFSGIKG, from the coding sequence ATGAAAACAAAAACTTCAAACCGTATTTTTGCACATGCATTTCTGATTCTGATTTCGATTCTCTTTTTAGTTCCGTTTTTCTGGATGCTGTCTACTTCGTTAAAAGATCAAACGCAAATTTTTTCGTTTCCTCCTGAATGGATTCCAACCCCTTTTAAATGGAGCAATTATCAGGAGGCTGTAGAATATATTCCTTTTTTCAGCTATTTGAAAAATACAGTTGTGATTACCATTTTCAGCACAATCGGTGCTGTTATCACGTGCCCTTTGGTAGCTTACGGTTTTGCGAAATTAAAATTTAAAGGCAGCAATGCTTTATTCATAGTGACCATTGCCGTCATGATGATCCCTGGACAAGTTACAATGATTCCCCTGTTCATCCTATTTGAAAAACTTGGCTGGGTTGGCAGCCCTCTCCCGCTGATTGTACCTGTTTTTTTCGGTGTTCCTTTCTACATCTTTTTACTGCGGCAATTCTTTCTCGGATTGCCTGATACGTTAATGGATGCAGCGAGAATTGATGGTGCAGGAGAATTTCGCATTTACTGGCAGATTATGCTTCCGCTTGCAAAACCAGCAGTGCTTGCAGTAGGTCTGTTTCAATTTATGGGAAGCTGGACCGACTTTTTAGGACCGCTGCTTTATCTGACTGACGAAACATCTTACACCCTTTCCTTAGGCCTGCAGCAATTTCAGAGCCAAAGAGGAACAGAATGGGGATTGATGATGGCAGTCTCAACATTAATGACGCTTCCTATCATTATCTTATTCTTTTTCCTGCAAAAAACGTTTATTAAAGGCATTACGTTCAGCGGTATAAAAGGATGA
- a CDS encoding Gfo/Idh/MocA family oxidoreductase: MKEIRVGMIGYKFMGKAHSLAYRNVPFFFPGAARPVLKAIAGRREEGVKKAADELGFESYETDWRKLIDRDDIDLIDIVTPNNSHAEIAIAAAEAGKHIICEKPLALNVDQAKRMLEAVTRNKVIHMISHNYRFAPAVQYAKKLIQQGRLGRIYHVRATYLQDWIMDPDFPIAWRLKKEVTGSGALGDIGAHIIDLSRFLVGEISEVVGAMETFIKERPIEGEAGKKGKVDVDDAASFIAKFENGAMGVFEATRFAAGNRNRNCFEINAEFGSIKWDLENMNNLHVYLSEDDKGLQGFRVINCTEEEHPYAHAYWPAGHIIGYEHTFVNLISELMKAISKNEHKQPNFYDGLQNQLILDAIERSSKEKKWISIPKKIEQLS, translated from the coding sequence ATGAAAGAGATTCGAGTTGGTATGATTGGGTATAAGTTTATGGGAAAAGCTCACAGTCTCGCTTATCGGAATGTTCCATTCTTTTTTCCGGGAGCAGCAAGGCCTGTACTCAAGGCAATTGCCGGTCGCAGGGAAGAGGGTGTTAAGAAGGCAGCTGATGAGCTTGGCTTTGAAAGCTATGAAACAGATTGGCGGAAATTGATAGATAGAGACGATATTGATTTAATTGATATTGTCACTCCAAATAATTCTCATGCAGAAATAGCAATTGCAGCTGCCGAAGCCGGAAAACATATAATATGTGAAAAGCCTTTAGCATTAAATGTTGATCAGGCAAAAAGGATGCTTGAAGCAGTGACCCGAAATAAGGTCATTCATATGATCTCGCATAATTACCGGTTTGCCCCAGCTGTTCAATATGCGAAGAAGCTGATTCAGCAGGGCAGGCTTGGGCGTATCTATCATGTTCGTGCAACATATCTTCAGGACTGGATTATGGATCCTGATTTCCCGATTGCATGGAGATTAAAAAAAGAGGTCACTGGCTCTGGAGCTTTGGGTGATATCGGGGCACATATCATTGATCTGTCAAGATTTCTAGTTGGTGAGATTTCAGAGGTAGTTGGTGCAATGGAGACATTCATAAAAGAGCGGCCGATTGAAGGGGAAGCAGGGAAAAAAGGGAAGGTTGATGTAGACGATGCTGCTTCTTTCATCGCAAAATTTGAAAATGGAGCAATGGGAGTATTTGAAGCAACTCGTTTTGCAGCAGGAAATAGAAATCGTAATTGTTTTGAGATCAATGCTGAGTTTGGATCCATCAAATGGGACCTTGAGAACATGAACAATTTGCATGTGTACTTAAGTGAAGATGACAAAGGCCTGCAGGGCTTTAGGGTCATTAACTGTACGGAAGAAGAGCACCCTTATGCCCATGCATACTGGCCCGCAGGTCATATTATAGGCTATGAGCATACATTTGTGAACTTAATATCTGAATTGATGAAAGCGATTTCGAAAAATGAACATAAACAGCCTAATTTTTATGATGGCTTGCAGAATCAGCTCATTCTTGATGCTATTGAGCGTTCATCTAAAGAAAAGAAATGGATTTCCATTCCAAAGAAAATTGAACAATTGAGCTAA
- a CDS encoding Gfo/Idh/MocA family oxidoreductase has translation MSNIKIGIIGSGGIAAVHAKAYLQMTDVTIAAVADVIPGKAKEFIEQLGIHDAQAFDSHLELLELDLDGVSVCTPNVTHHRTSIDSLLADKHVLVEKPLAVTLEQAIEMVETSRRTGKMLTVGFQPRYDPNMKTIKEIVQSGQLGDVYYIQTGGGRRRGMPGGTFINKELAGAGAMADIGCYSLDLALNALNYPKPLTVSAYTSSHFGKNPLYHHEAGRFEVEDFGVAMVRLEGGKVLNFKISWAMHMDSLGPTIFLGTNAGLKLTPAGQGPWSGVWDGGIGSISLFHDIVGQHSETLVPVIDHKIDIFHEKVRDFVSAIKENRPAPIPAEQILINQAIIDGVLRSSALGKEVDIKVPVFV, from the coding sequence ATGTCAAACATTAAAATTGGGATTATTGGAAGCGGAGGAATTGCTGCAGTACATGCCAAAGCTTACTTGCAAATGACCGATGTAACGATTGCTGCAGTTGCAGACGTCATTCCCGGAAAAGCAAAGGAGTTTATTGAACAGCTTGGAATTCACGATGCCCAGGCATTCGACAGTCATCTTGAATTGCTTGAACTTGATTTAGATGGTGTAAGTGTCTGCACGCCAAATGTTACACATCACAGAACCAGCATTGATTCACTGCTTGCGGATAAACATGTTTTAGTTGAAAAACCGCTGGCCGTCACCTTAGAACAAGCCATTGAAATGGTTGAGACCTCACGCCGTACTGGGAAAATGCTGACAGTAGGATTTCAGCCAAGATACGATCCAAATATGAAAACCATTAAAGAAATTGTTCAATCAGGTCAGCTTGGCGATGTCTATTATATTCAAACAGGCGGAGGAAGAAGAAGGGGGATGCCGGGGGGAACCTTCATTAATAAGGAGCTGGCAGGAGCTGGCGCAATGGCGGATATCGGCTGTTATTCCCTGGATTTAGCTTTAAATGCATTGAATTATCCTAAACCTTTAACAGTTTCAGCCTATACATCGAGTCATTTTGGCAAAAATCCATTGTATCATCATGAAGCAGGCAGATTTGAGGTAGAAGACTTTGGTGTAGCTATGGTTCGTTTAGAGGGAGGGAAGGTGCTCAATTTTAAAATTTCATGGGCGATGCACATGGATTCATTAGGCCCTACCATTTTTCTCGGTACAAACGCCGGACTTAAACTGACACCTGCAGGGCAAGGGCCTTGGAGCGGAGTCTGGGACGGCGGTATTGGAAGTATCTCACTCTTCCATGATATTGTCGGACAGCATTCCGAAACGCTGGTTCCTGTAATTGATCATAAAATAGATATTTTCCATGAAAAAGTAAGAGATTTTGTGTCAGCGATAAAAGAAAATCGTCCAGCCCCAATTCCTGCAGAACAAATCTTAATCAATCAGGCGATTATTGACGGAGTGCTCCGTTCCTCTGCTCTAGGTAAAGAAGTAGATATTAAGGTTCCGGTATTTGTTTAA
- a CDS encoding sugar phosphate isomerase/epimerase: MNNKIGMRIPPYFGKEGIEFTARWANENGIEVLDLPNLDESVKKIVSNYQLDIGSIDGKGSVGNTDLLSEDEGKRWNAVLSLKEQFEQVSALGGKVIFMCLVPENSLIPKKRSLEIWKETFPEVVGLAEKNNLYLALEGWPGPAPAYPTLGATPEVLRYMFNEVPSKHFGVNYDPSHLVRLGIDYLRFLDEFGEKVLYCHGKDTALLNEEQYDLGNLPGVFDSKYDFSEGAWRYTIPGHGEVDWRKVAVRLDALGYKGPISIELEDHHYWGTLASEQEGIKRAKDFLQYVFHKKNTGGMADVKH, from the coding sequence ATGAACAATAAAATCGGCATGAGGATACCCCCGTATTTCGGGAAAGAAGGGATTGAATTCACAGCAAGATGGGCGAATGAAAATGGGATTGAGGTACTTGACCTTCCAAACCTTGATGAGTCAGTTAAAAAAATAGTATCAAACTATCAATTAGATATTGGCTCAATCGACGGAAAAGGGAGTGTTGGGAACACAGATCTTTTAAGCGAGGATGAAGGGAAACGCTGGAATGCAGTCCTCTCTTTAAAGGAACAGTTTGAACAAGTATCAGCATTGGGAGGAAAGGTAATTTTCATGTGTCTTGTGCCGGAAAACAGCCTGATCCCCAAAAAAAGAAGCTTAGAAATATGGAAAGAAACGTTTCCAGAGGTAGTCGGGCTAGCCGAGAAAAACAATCTTTATCTAGCACTTGAAGGCTGGCCTGGTCCTGCACCGGCATATCCAACGCTTGGAGCGACGCCAGAAGTGCTCAGATATATGTTCAACGAGGTGCCGTCCAAGCATTTCGGAGTAAACTATGATCCATCTCATTTGGTGAGACTTGGGATTGATTATCTTCGCTTTCTTGATGAGTTTGGGGAAAAAGTTCTTTACTGTCATGGAAAAGATACAGCGCTGCTCAATGAGGAACAATATGATTTAGGCAATTTGCCTGGCGTATTCGATTCTAAGTATGACTTTTCTGAAGGAGCCTGGCGCTATACGATTCCTGGTCATGGGGAGGTTGATTGGAGGAAGGTCGCTGTCAGATTAGATGCTCTCGGGTATAAAGGTCCAATCAGCATCGAGCTTGAGGATCATCATTATTGGGGTACTCTTGCTTCTGAACAAGAAGGCATTAAGCGTGCTAAAGATTTTCTTCAGTACGTTTTTCATAAAAAGAACACAGGGGGAATGGCAGATGTCAAACATTAA
- a CDS encoding sugar ABC transporter permease, with protein MQQPVIKNSATVKEVPVIKKKVWRNKSSLYGLLFVTPWILGLIIFYAFPLISSIYFSFTTYSILQPGEFVGMQNYKELMSDDLFWKSVSNTIYFAVFYVPLSIIFGVCLAMILNLKVKGMTVYRTIFFLPTLVPQVALAVLWMWLLNPQFGLVNGMLDLLGIQGPAWLGSETWSKPSIVMMSLWGIGQAVVIYLAGLTDISEDYYDAAEVDGANWLQKTLHITLPLLTPVIFFNLVMGVIGAFQQFALPYALTGGQGTPANSLTFYVMYLYDNGFKFFKMGYASAMAWILFAIIMILTAVIFSTSKRWVHYQGK; from the coding sequence ATGCAGCAGCCAGTTATAAAAAACTCAGCCACTGTAAAAGAGGTTCCGGTCATAAAAAAGAAAGTATGGAGAAACAAATCATCCTTATACGGGTTGCTTTTTGTAACACCCTGGATTTTAGGACTTATAATCTTTTATGCCTTTCCATTAATTTCATCCATCTATTTCAGTTTCACAACATATAGCATCCTTCAGCCCGGAGAGTTTGTGGGAATGCAGAATTATAAAGAGCTGATGAGTGATGATCTTTTTTGGAAGTCTGTTTCAAATACCATCTATTTCGCAGTCTTTTATGTTCCGCTAAGCATCATATTTGGTGTATGTCTGGCGATGATTTTGAACTTAAAGGTAAAAGGGATGACAGTTTACCGCACGATTTTCTTCTTGCCAACACTAGTGCCTCAGGTTGCACTTGCCGTACTTTGGATGTGGCTCTTAAACCCGCAGTTTGGGTTAGTCAATGGAATGCTGGATCTTCTGGGAATTCAAGGTCCCGCATGGTTAGGCAGTGAAACCTGGTCTAAGCCATCTATCGTTATGATGTCGCTTTGGGGCATCGGACAGGCAGTTGTTATCTATTTGGCAGGTCTTACGGATATATCTGAAGATTACTATGATGCTGCTGAAGTGGATGGGGCAAATTGGCTTCAGAAAACGTTACATATTACCTTGCCATTGTTAACTCCTGTGATCTTTTTTAACCTCGTAATGGGTGTCATTGGCGCATTTCAGCAGTTTGCCTTGCCATACGCGCTTACAGGCGGACAGGGTACTCCCGCAAATTCCTTAACGTTTTATGTCATGTATTTATATGACAATGGATTTAAATTCTTCAAAATGGGCTATGCCTCAGCAATGGCTTGGATCCTTTTTGCCATCATTATGATCTTAACAGCCGTTATCTTTTCTACATCTAAAAGGTGGGTTCATTATCAAGGAAAATAA
- a CDS encoding ABC transporter substrate-binding protein has product MRHLKSIFLVAVSFLLLLSGCSSDSASSKESADGKTTITFWHPMTDITGDAVKEVVKAFEKENPDIKVKSVYIANQGEGSNEKLLSSIAGGNPPDVAYFDRFEIASWAAQGSLEDLSDLAKKDNISKENFYPFAWEEATFENKLYGLPTTTDSRLVYYNKKHFEKAGLDPENPPKTIAELEEAAEKLTIKKGKRFSQIGFIPWLDQGWFYGWGWAFGGEFYNPETKEVTADDPKNVEALKWITDYSKKYNIEDITAFTNSQGTGAMDPFLTGQISMKVSGPWTVSAINKFKPDLEYGVFPIPTPTGDNYSTWSGGWSVVIPKGAKEKEAAWEFLKFFSGEEGQKIFSGIAKDFSIIDSVNEELGYKDDPILKEFVEILPSSKHRPVMTQGSLYWNELASAVENATRGNGTPEELLKKVNDKVTKSLK; this is encoded by the coding sequence ATGAGGCATTTGAAAAGTATTTTTTTAGTAGCTGTTTCATTTTTACTCCTTTTGTCAGGATGCAGTTCTGACTCAGCATCAAGCAAGGAAAGTGCTGATGGCAAAACGACGATTACATTTTGGCATCCAATGACAGATATTACTGGTGATGCGGTTAAAGAGGTTGTAAAAGCTTTTGAAAAAGAAAATCCTGATATTAAAGTGAAATCAGTTTATATTGCAAACCAAGGCGAAGGCTCTAATGAAAAACTGCTTTCTTCCATTGCCGGAGGAAATCCTCCAGATGTCGCCTACTTCGACAGATTTGAGATAGCTTCCTGGGCCGCACAAGGCTCGCTTGAAGATTTGAGTGATCTCGCCAAGAAAGATAATATTTCCAAAGAAAATTTCTACCCATTTGCATGGGAGGAAGCTACCTTTGAAAATAAACTTTACGGATTACCTACAACGACAGATTCCCGCTTAGTTTACTACAACAAAAAACATTTCGAAAAAGCTGGACTCGATCCAGAAAACCCTCCTAAGACAATTGCAGAACTTGAAGAAGCTGCAGAAAAATTAACGATAAAAAAAGGAAAAAGATTCTCTCAGATCGGATTTATTCCATGGCTTGACCAAGGCTGGTTCTACGGCTGGGGATGGGCTTTTGGAGGAGAATTTTATAATCCTGAAACAAAGGAAGTAACAGCTGATGATCCGAAAAATGTTGAAGCACTTAAGTGGATCACAGATTATTCTAAAAAATACAATATTGAGGACATTACAGCTTTCACAAATTCACAAGGCACTGGTGCGATGGATCCATTCTTAACTGGGCAAATAAGCATGAAAGTAAGCGGTCCATGGACAGTATCTGCAATCAATAAATTCAAGCCCGATTTAGAGTATGGTGTATTCCCTATCCCTACTCCAACAGGTGATAACTACTCAACCTGGTCTGGGGGCTGGTCAGTTGTCATTCCAAAAGGTGCGAAAGAAAAAGAAGCTGCCTGGGAATTTCTTAAGTTCTTCAGTGGAGAAGAAGGACAAAAAATATTCAGCGGAATTGCAAAAGACTTTTCAATTATTGATTCTGTAAATGAAGAATTAGGGTACAAAGATGATCCAATACTTAAAGAATTTGTTGAGATTTTGCCTTCAAGCAAGCACAGACCTGTAATGACACAAGGAAGCTTGTATTGGAACGAACTTGCAAGTGCAGTTGAAAATGCCACCAGAGGCAATGGCACGCCTGAGGAATTATTGAAAAAAGTAAATGATAAAGTCACGAAATCATTAAAATAA